A stretch of Imperialibacter roseus DNA encodes these proteins:
- the uvrC gene encoding excinuclease ABC subunit UvrC has protein sequence MGPCEGLQDHNDYLEEINQSKEALKGNLSVVRNYFKERMQTAAEQLAFEEAQKFKNKLDLLEKFQSKSLIVSNKITNTDVFTLVSDESSAFVNYMRVDGGIINISDTLEIKRKLDETDEEILQLLMISLRSKYESSNKEILTNKQVSLYDETLSITQPAIGDKKKLVDLSVKNALFFKKERFNQKLQSQTKENRVLLQMKEDLKLTQTPMRIECFDNSNIQGTHPVASMVCFINGKAAKKEYRHFNIKTVVGPDDFGSMREIVYRRYKRVIDEGLPLANLIIIDGGKGQLSAAVSSLKELGIYGKVPIIGIAKKLEELYYPEDSIPIHLAKKSESLKIIQQLRDEAHRFAITFHRAKRSKTQTKSALDDIDGIGEKTRSLLLSELKSVEKIKRASITELSNLIGQKKALLVKDHFTSIDTNKKGA, from the coding sequence CTGGGGCCCTGTGAGGGGCTACAGGATCACAATGACTACCTGGAAGAAATCAATCAATCAAAAGAGGCCCTGAAAGGCAATCTATCGGTTGTAAGAAACTACTTCAAAGAGAGAATGCAAACCGCAGCCGAGCAACTGGCGTTTGAAGAAGCGCAAAAGTTTAAGAACAAGCTAGACCTGCTTGAAAAATTCCAGTCAAAGTCATTGATTGTCAGCAACAAGATCACCAATACCGATGTATTTACGCTGGTGTCAGATGAGTCCTCAGCATTTGTCAACTATATGAGGGTGGACGGTGGTATTATCAATATTTCCGACACCCTGGAGATAAAAAGAAAACTTGACGAAACCGATGAGGAAATACTACAGTTGTTAATGATAAGCCTGCGAAGCAAATATGAGAGCAGCAACAAGGAAATCCTTACCAACAAACAGGTAAGTCTTTACGATGAGACGCTGAGTATCACGCAACCAGCAATAGGTGACAAAAAGAAACTAGTTGACCTTTCAGTAAAAAATGCCCTTTTCTTCAAAAAGGAACGTTTTAATCAAAAACTCCAAAGTCAAACCAAGGAAAACCGGGTGCTCCTTCAAATGAAGGAAGATTTAAAGCTGACGCAAACACCCATGAGGATTGAGTGTTTCGACAACTCCAACATTCAGGGCACTCACCCTGTTGCGTCAATGGTCTGCTTTATCAATGGCAAAGCGGCCAAAAAAGAGTACCGTCATTTCAACATTAAAACCGTGGTAGGTCCCGACGACTTTGGCTCCATGCGTGAAATTGTCTACCGAAGGTACAAACGGGTTATTGATGAAGGTCTTCCTCTCGCCAACCTGATCATCATCGACGGAGGCAAAGGCCAACTAAGTGCAGCGGTCAGCTCTCTTAAAGAACTGGGTATCTATGGCAAGGTTCCCATCATCGGCATAGCCAAAAAACTGGAAGAGCTCTATTACCCGGAAGACTCGATTCCAATCCACCTGGCAAAAAAGTCAGAGTCCCTCAAAATCATCCAGCAACTACGTGATGAGGCCCATAGGTTTGCCATCACATTTCACAGAGCCAAGAGATCCAAAACTCAAACCAAATCTGCTCTTGATGACATTGATGGTATTGGAGAAAAGACAAGAAGTCTCCTGTTAAGTGAGCTGAAATCTGTCGAAAAAATCAAGCGGGCTTCTATTACTGAACTTTCGAACCTGATAGGTCAAAAAAAGGCGTTGCTCGTCAAGGATCACTTTACGTCAATAGACACAAATAAAAAAGGGGCTTAG
- the porN gene encoding type IX secretion system ring subunit PorN/GldN, protein MKKFVYVIGFVLFIAVLSMGELQAQEAKPGYNPNSEFPVHESQIMFKKELWWRMDLREKQNQPFYAINGELPTLLVKAVKAGLLFPYMNDSLTNRMSKEMFLENLKLPEEGGGLTEEEKAMGFGADQGASDWGASDWGGGGAAAPAGGGEAAAPAALEFNTRDFSIFELREDWYFDRNRSRMYHDIQALSMFLPADKNPALYEKPIASFRYKDIVDLFATMPDEAVWYNAQNMAEHRKMSDAFLLRLFSATLVKYSNPQDQRIIDVYSKSQKEGVLASQRLEYELVDFENELWEY, encoded by the coding sequence ATGAAAAAGTTTGTTTATGTAATTGGTTTTGTTCTGTTTATCGCAGTCCTCTCTATGGGAGAATTGCAGGCGCAGGAGGCAAAGCCGGGGTATAACCCAAACTCGGAATTTCCGGTACATGAATCTCAGATCATGTTCAAGAAAGAGTTGTGGTGGAGAATGGATTTGCGTGAAAAACAAAATCAACCATTCTATGCGATAAATGGAGAATTGCCTACATTATTGGTGAAGGCAGTTAAGGCTGGGTTGTTGTTTCCTTATATGAATGATTCCCTTACCAACAGAATGTCAAAAGAGATGTTTCTTGAAAACCTGAAGTTACCCGAAGAGGGTGGCGGCTTGACCGAGGAGGAAAAAGCGATGGGTTTTGGTGCCGATCAGGGCGCTAGCGACTGGGGTGCCAGTGACTGGGGCGGTGGCGGCGCAGCAGCTCCGGCTGGTGGTGGTGAGGCTGCAGCTCCAGCAGCGCTAGAGTTTAATACCCGTGATTTTTCTATTTTTGAATTGCGTGAGGATTGGTATTTTGACAGGAACCGTTCTAGAATGTATCATGACATTCAGGCACTGAGCATGTTTTTGCCTGCTGACAAGAACCCTGCCTTGTACGAGAAGCCAATCGCTTCGTTTAGATATAAGGATATAGTGGACTTGTTTGCAACCATGCCCGACGAAGCTGTTTGGTACAACGCTCAGAATATGGCAGAGCATAGAAAGATGTCAGATGCGTTTTTGCTTAGACTCTTTAGTGCCACGCTGGTGAAATACTCTAACCCTCAGGATCAAAGGATTATTGATGTGTATTCAAAGTCGCAGAAAGAAGGTGTACTTGCTTCTCAGAGACTGGAGTATGAACTGGTGGATTTCGAAAATGAATTGTGGGAGTATTAA
- the porM gene encoding type IX secretion system motor protein PorM/GldM, whose protein sequence is MAGGKQSARDKMIGMMYLVLTALLALQVSNSVLEKFVLINMSLEATVQEKVASNLGTIGRIEAAVTESGERADDVAVLEKAKALREETEKTVQEVETYKTRLVELTGGKDEHGQLIGQKDIDTAPALFINEGEGDKLRELLNSYSDYLRKTTGDETFKNIALDAKDVEVFANDPEQNSKGFADLNFGHNTPMVGALATLSQLQMEVIDSEARALDLLARQVGAADLKFDQIVAMVRPESNIVAAGTKFRAELFIAASSSSANPKMTIDGKEIPVVGGMGQVEFTATPGNYVNGRAEKTFEAAITVNSRGKDTTFVNTVKYFVSKPVIQVQSASLSALYLNCGNELNIQVPAMGEAYDPSFNVTGGTATKDPSKKGFVTVVPQAAKVDIAVSSGGNLIGTETFTVKRIPKPEIVVYDRGRAVDMKMGVAQPPRALQLRAEPDESFASLLPNDARFRVTDSEIALVRGARAVVVRRFQGPDINLADIAGQARSGDAIVIDIKQVQRMNFKGATEDFNNYGPRILTVRIQ, encoded by the coding sequence ATGGCTGGAGGGAAACAATCGGCAAGAGATAAAATGATTGGTATGATGTACCTGGTGCTTACTGCACTTCTTGCTTTGCAGGTAAGTAACAGTGTGCTGGAGAAATTTGTACTGATCAATATGAGTCTCGAAGCAACCGTTCAAGAGAAGGTTGCGAGCAATTTAGGAACAATTGGAAGAATCGAAGCCGCTGTTACTGAGTCTGGTGAAAGAGCCGATGACGTGGCTGTACTTGAAAAGGCTAAAGCTCTTAGGGAAGAAACAGAAAAGACCGTTCAGGAAGTTGAAACCTATAAAACCAGGTTAGTTGAACTAACCGGAGGTAAAGATGAGCACGGACAGCTTATAGGTCAAAAGGATATCGATACAGCTCCGGCCTTGTTTATCAACGAGGGGGAAGGCGATAAACTAAGGGAACTTTTGAACAGCTATTCGGACTATTTGCGTAAGACAACTGGTGACGAAACGTTTAAAAATATTGCTCTTGATGCCAAAGACGTAGAAGTATTTGCTAACGACCCTGAACAGAACTCTAAAGGATTTGCAGACCTCAACTTCGGACACAATACACCGATGGTGGGTGCACTTGCTACGTTGAGTCAGCTTCAAATGGAGGTGATAGATTCAGAAGCAAGAGCATTGGATTTGCTGGCGAGGCAGGTGGGTGCTGCTGACCTTAAGTTTGACCAGATTGTTGCCATGGTTAGGCCTGAGTCAAACATAGTGGCTGCGGGTACCAAGTTCCGGGCTGAGTTGTTTATTGCAGCATCGTCATCCTCTGCTAACCCCAAGATGACAATTGATGGGAAAGAGATTCCAGTTGTAGGTGGAATGGGTCAGGTAGAATTTACTGCCACCCCTGGAAACTACGTAAACGGACGGGCAGAGAAGACGTTTGAGGCTGCTATTACGGTAAACTCAAGAGGCAAGGATACGACTTTCGTAAATACTGTGAAATACTTCGTGTCAAAGCCGGTAATACAGGTGCAGTCTGCTTCATTGTCAGCTTTGTACTTGAATTGCGGTAACGAGCTGAACATACAGGTGCCCGCAATGGGAGAAGCATATGATCCTTCATTTAATGTAACAGGTGGTACTGCTACAAAAGATCCTTCAAAGAAGGGCTTTGTTACCGTTGTACCTCAGGCAGCAAAAGTGGACATAGCCGTATCGAGTGGAGGAAACTTGATTGGAACAGAAACTTTCACGGTAAAGAGAATACCCAAGCCTGAAATAGTGGTGTATGACCGTGGTAGAGCGGTTGACATGAAAATGGGTGTGGCTCAGCCACCAAGAGCGCTTCAATTGAGAGCCGAGCCTGATGAGTCATTTGCTTCTTTGCTCCCTAACGATGCAAGATTCAGAGTAACCGACTCGGAAATTGCATTGGTAAGAGGTGCGAGAGCTGTTGTAGTTCGCCGATTCCAGGGGCCGGACATCAACTTGGCTGACATAGCTGGCCAGGCAAGGAGCGGTGATGCCATAGTAATTGACATTAAGCAAGTACAACGTATGAATTTCAAAGGTGCCACAGAGGACTTTAATAACTATGGCCCCAGAATTCTTACAGTTCGAATACAATAA
- a CDS encoding GIY-YIG nuclease family protein, with translation MSSGEISLTSYKTEDVLLLPNDPGVYRFKNKHGKLIYVGKAKDLKKRVASYFNRSNQLSRKTIKMVGEVAEIEFTIVNSEFDALLLENNLIKENQPKYNILLKDDKTFPYIVILKEQFPRIISTRKVDRTKGEYFGPYTSVKAMKNVLQLLRQLYKIRTCNFDLSPQNIRKRNSRSALNTI, from the coding sequence ATGTCATCAGGTGAAATTTCGCTGACCTCATACAAGACGGAAGATGTCCTCTTGCTTCCAAATGATCCTGGTGTATACAGGTTCAAAAATAAACACGGCAAGCTCATTTATGTAGGTAAAGCAAAAGACCTAAAAAAACGGGTAGCTAGTTATTTCAACCGATCCAATCAGCTTAGTCGCAAAACCATCAAGATGGTCGGTGAGGTTGCTGAAATAGAATTCACTATCGTCAATTCTGAGTTCGATGCGCTACTTCTTGAAAACAACCTGATTAAGGAAAATCAGCCGAAATACAATATCCTGCTCAAGGACGACAAAACCTTCCCTTACATTGTCATCCTGAAAGAACAGTTTCCGAGAATTATTTCCACCAGAAAGGTCGACAGGACGAAAGGTGAATATTTCGGCCCTTACACCAGCGTGAAGGCCATGAAAAATGTGCTTCAGCTCCTTCGTCAGCTCTACAAAATAAGAACCTGCAATTTTGACCTCTCTCCTCAAAACATAAGAAAAAGAAATTCAAGGTCTGCCTTGAATACCATTTAG